A region from the Vicia villosa cultivar HV-30 ecotype Madison, WI linkage group LG3, Vvil1.0, whole genome shotgun sequence genome encodes:
- the LOC131661191 gene encoding probable LRR receptor-like serine/threonine-protein kinase IRK, producing the protein MFSVKKMEASSNMRVMRFFLVFLLFLVTVTAVSPSLNDDVLGLIVFKADIQDPKGKLASWNEDDESACSGSWVGVKCNARSNRVVEVNLNGFSLSGRIGRGLQRLQFLHRLYLANNNLTGSITPNIATIDNLRVLDLSNNNLSGVVPDDFFRQCGSMRVVSFAGNLFSGNIPSSLGSCSAVATIDLSGNQFEGNVPKEIWSLSGLRSLDLSDNLLEGEIPEGVEALKNLRSVDLARNSFSGKIPYGFGSCLLLRSIDFGENSFSGSIPGDLKDLVLCGYFSLRGNAFSGDVPEWIGEMKGLQTLDLSRNRFSGSVPNSLGKLWSMKTLNLSGNGFTGNLPESMVNCTNLLALDVSQNSLSGDLPSWIFGSDLEKVSMADNKMSVRVKSPLYSSTEVMVQSLQVLDLSHNAFSGEISSAVSYLSSLQVLNLSYNSLGGHIPASIGDLRTCSSLDLSYNKLNGSIPREIGGALSLKELNLENNFLIGKIPISIENCSSLTTLILSKNKLSGSIPAAVAKLTNLKTVDISVNNLNGSLPKQLANLPNLLTFNLSHNNLQGELPAGGFFNTISPSAVAGNPFLCGSIVNIKCPVRLPKPIVLNPNFSGDSDPGSPTPMSGHKRNILSISALIAIGAAAFIVIGVIGITVLNLRVRSAASRSPVALDFSAGDDYSRSPTTDANSGKLVMFSGEPDFSSGAHALLNKDCELGRGGFGAVYQTVLGDGRSVAIKKLTVSSLVKSQEDFEREVKKLGKVRHQNLVELEGYYWTSSLQLLIYEFVSRGSLYKHLHEGSGENFLSWNERFHVILGSAKALAHLHHSNIIHYNIKSTNILIDSYGEPKVGDYGLARLLPMLDRYVLSSKIQSALGYMAPEFACKTVKITEKCDVYGFGVLVLEIVTGKRPVEYMEDDVVVLCDMVRGALDEGRVEECIDERLLGKFPVEEVIPVIKLGLVCTSQVPSNRPEMGEVVTILELIRCPSEGQEELLG; encoded by the exons ATGTTTAGTGTGAAGAAAATGGAAGCTTCATCAAATATGAGAGTTATGAGATTTTTTCTCGTGTTCTTACTGTTTCTGGTGACGGTGACAGCTGTTAGCCCCTCTTTAAACGACGACGTTTTGGGGCTGATTGTGTTCAAAGCTGATATACAAGATCCGAAGGGAAAGTTAGCATCTtggaatgaagatgatgaaagtGCTTGCAGTGGTAGTTGGGTTGGTGTGAAATGCAACGCTAGATCTAATAGAGTGGTGGAGGTTAACCTGAATGGGTTTTCTTTATCTGGAAGAATTGGTCGTGGTTTGCAGCGTTTGCAGTTTCTTCATAGGCTTTATTTGGCGAATAACAATCTTACAGGGAGTATAACTCCTAATATTGCTACTATTGATAACCTTAGGGTTCTTGATTTGAGTAATAATAATCTTTCAGGGGTTGTTCCTGATGATTTTTTTCGACAATGTGGGTCGATGAGAGTTGTTTCTTTCGCGGGGAATTTGTTTTCTGGGAACATACCTTCTAGTTTAGGGTCATGTTCAGCTGTTGCTACAATTGACCTTTCTGGTAACCAGTTTGAGGGTAATGTTCCTAAGGAGATTTGGAGTTTGAGTGGACTTAGGTCTCTTGATTTGTCTGATAATTTGTTGGAAGGTGAGATTCCGGAAGGTGTTGAGGCGTTGAAGAATTTGAGAAGTGTTGACTTAGCTAGGAATAGCTTTTCTGGGAAGATACCTTATGGGTTTGGAAGTTGTTTGCTTTTGAGGTCTATTGATTTTGGTGAGAATTCTTTCTCTGGTAGTATTCCTGGGGATTTGAAGGATTTGGTGTTGTGTGGTTACTTTAGTTTGCGTGGAAACGCTTTCTCAGGAGATGTTCCTGAGTGGATTGGAGAGATGAAGGGTCTTCAGACATTGGATCTTTCTCGGAATAGATTTTCTGGTTCGGTGCCGAATTCTTTAGGAAAGCTTTGGTCAATGAAAACATTGAATCTTTCTGGAAATGGTTTCACGGGCAATCTTCCTGAATCCATGGTGAATTGCACAAACCTTTTGGCTTTGGATGTTAGCCAAAATTCATTGTCTGGAGATCTTCCTTCTTGGATTTTTGGGTCGGATTTGGAGAAGGTCTCGATGGCAGATAACAAAATGAGTGTTAGGGTGAAAAGCCCTTTGTATTCCTCGACTGAAGTTATGGTTCAGAGTCTTCAAGTTTTGGATTTATCTCACAATGCATTTTCTGGTGAAATCTCTTCTGCTGTTTCATATTTAAGCAGCTTGCAGGTTTTGAATTTATCATATAACTCTTTGGGGGGTCATATTCCGGCTTCAATCGGTGATTTGAGAACATGTTCTAGTCTTGATTTGAGTTATAATAAGCTAAACGGAAGCATACCTCGGGAAATTGGGGGAGCTCTTTCCTTGAAAGAACTTAATTTGGAAAACAACTTCCTTATTGGGAAAATCCCAATTTCAATTGAGAACTGCTCTTCATTAACAACTTT GATTCTGTCGAAGAACAAGCTGAGTGGGTCAATACCAGCAGCAGTTGCAAAACTCACCAACTTGAAAACTGTTGACATATCAGTCAACAATCTTAATGGAAGCCTTCCTAAACAATTGGCCAACCTTCCCAATCTCCTGACCTTCAATTTATCTCACAATAATCTTCAGGGCGAACTGCCAGCTGGTGGTTTCTTTAACACCATTTCACCTTCCGCCGTAGCTGGCAATCCATTTCTTTGTGGCTCTATTGTAAACATAAAATGCCCTGTGCGGCTCCCAAAGCCTATTGTTCTGAATCCCAACTTTTCTGGTGACTCTGACCCAGGGTCGCCTACTCCAATGTCGGGTCACAAGAGAAATATTCTCAGCATTTCAGCACTCATTGCCATCGGTGCAGCCGCTTTCATTGTAATCGGTGTCATTGGCATCACTGTTCTCAACCTCCGTGTTCGGTCTGCCGCATCTCGTTCTCCAGTGGCCCTTGATTTTTCCGCAGGGGATGATTATAGCCGTTCGCCAACCACAGATGCCAACTCTGGCAAGCTTGTCATGTTTTCAGGTGAACCTGATTTCAGCTCTGGTGCACATGCTTTGCTTAACAAAGATTGCGAGCTTGGGCGTGGAGGATTTGGTGCTGTGTACCAAACAGTACTAGGAGATGGTCGTTCAGTTGCTATAAAGAAGCTCACCGTGTCGAGCCTTGTCAAGTCACAAGAAGATTTCGAGAGGGAAGTGAAGAAATTAGGAAAAGTCAGACACCAAAATCTTGTTGAACTCGAAGGCTATTATTGGACTTCCTCACTTCAACTCCTCATATACGAGTTCGTCTCTCGCGGTAGCCTTTACAAGCATCTCCATGAAGGATCAGGCGAAAACTTCCTTTCATGGAACGAGAGGTTTCACGTCATTCTCGGTTCAGCGAAGGCCTTAGCTCACTTGCATCACTCCAACATTATTCACTACAACATTAAGTCAACCAACATCCTTATCGATAGCTACGGCGAACCTAAGGTTGGCGATTACGGCCTAGCAAGGCTACTACCAATGCTTGACCGCTATGTCTTGAGCAGCAAAATTCAAAGCGCACTCGGCTACATGGCACCGGAGTTCGCCTGCAAAACAGTGAAAATCACTGAGAAATGCGATGTTTATGGATTCGGAGTTTTGGTTTTGGAGATTGTGACAGGGAAAAGGCCTGTAGAGTATATGGAAGATGATGTTGTTGTACTCTGTGACATGGTTAGAGGAGCATTGGATGAAGGGAGAGTGGAGGAATGTATTGATGAGAGGCTACTAGGAAAGTTTCCAGTAGAAGAAGTGATTCCTGTGATTAAGCTTGGTTTGGTATGTACTTCACAAGTACCATCTAATAGGCCAGAAATGGGAGAGGTAGTTACCATATTGGAGCTTATAAGATGCCCTTCAGAAGGACAAGAAGAGTTGCTGGGATGA